A stretch of DNA from Catenulispora acidiphila DSM 44928:
CGGCGGCGAAGGACCTGGCGGATCGGCGGCGTGGTTTGCGGAGCATGCGGGGTGAAGCGGTGGGCGTGGGCGTGGGCATTGCGGAACTTCCTTTCCGGGCCTGAGCGTGGGCAGAGGTGTGGGGTACCGGAGCAAGAAAAGTGCCGAGCGAATGAATTCACGTACATGAACACACATTATGTAGGTGAACGGCGCACACGATAGGAGACGAACGGAGGCTCGTCAATGCCCTTAACGAGCATGTGCTCCGCCACCGCGCCGCCTGCTCGGTAACCCATGCGGACCAGTCACGGCTTCGCCGCCGGACGCGTGGGGCACGAGTGCCGGGAACCACACCTCACCCGCACCTGGAGCCCTGGTGAACGGTCGCGTCGGCAAACACCGCAACATCCTGCTGGTCTGGCTCGTCTGGCCGCTGATCACGCTGGGGATCTATTCGCTGGTCTGGTACTACAAGGTCAACCGGGAGGCGCGGGACTTCGACCGGCGGATCGAGGTCAATCCGGTCCTGGCGCTGCTCGCCGTGACGATCGGGTGGGTCATCATCGTTCCGCCGTTCGTCTCGGTCTACCGGACCGGCG
This window harbors:
- a CDS encoding DUF4234 domain-containing protein; the encoded protein is MNGRVGKHRNILLVWLVWPLITLGIYSLVWYYKVNREARDFDRRIEVNPVLALLAVTIGWVIIVPPFVSVYRTGERIAAMQRAAGLPGSCSGLIGLILVFFAGLQSLYYQHELNGIWKQYGDPPEGSVVALAVVPEASGPAM